A region from the Mucilaginibacter sp. CSA2-8R genome encodes:
- a CDS encoding ABC transporter permease encodes MLKNQLKTALRNILKNKGYFAINVFGLAVGLATCLLICMFVMDELSYDHYNEKADRIYRINTNIQLNGTQTKMSLTPGAMADALKSFPAVQQVTRLRAYGDNGLLVRKGTETLNEHNAYLADATAFTMFDLKVLAGDAGTALTQPYSLVISQAIALKYFKTTNVVGQTLRLNNSDDYKITAVIRDMPRQSHVHFSFLRSMSSVKDDDANFWLSNDYDTYIMLRPGADAAQLNAYLQKIAHLYAEPQIQTAFHSNFAEMAKKGDYLKYSAIPLTSIHLRSDFEKEHEQPGNIVYVYTFVMIAVFILLLACVNFVNLSTARSAGRAKEVGVRKVLGSAKSNLVIQFLTESVVTSLVALAGALVLAWLFLPYFNQLSGKEISLWSLVNPLPTAALLLITVIIGALAGLYPALYLSAFEPVKVLKGRVSSGFKSSWLRNGLVVFQFATAIVLMICTLVIYNQLNYIRSKDAGYNREQVVVINNAYALGDGAKAFKNDVLQMPGVVAGTRASTLPTSKEIEWSTNAYAKDATMSASKSFVFGDWQIDADYLNTLGMNVLQGRGFSAQMPTDSGAVLINETAARMLGLKHPLQQKIYKSFGNSQSGGLSVIGVIKDFNAGSMRHAVQPVVFSLSRGGGRFAFRVKSNHLNQLLQKIENRYHAANSAMAGQPFVYSFMDDDFNKLYEADQRIGRIFTTFAGFAILIACLGLFGLITYAAEQRSREIGIRKVLGASVAGVTAMLCTDFMKLIVLAVIIAIPVAWLSMQSWLQGFAYRTAIHWWVPVAAAGTSLLIALSTLSYQAIKAALSNPVKTLRND; translated from the coding sequence ATGCTTAAAAATCAACTTAAAACCGCCTTGCGGAACATCCTGAAGAATAAAGGCTATTTTGCTATCAACGTATTTGGCCTGGCCGTAGGGCTGGCTACGTGCCTGCTTATTTGTATGTTTGTAATGGATGAGTTGAGTTACGACCATTATAACGAAAAGGCTGATCGTATTTATCGCATCAATACCAACATTCAACTCAACGGCACCCAGACCAAAATGAGTCTCACTCCGGGGGCTATGGCAGACGCTTTGAAAAGTTTCCCGGCGGTACAGCAGGTAACACGTTTGCGTGCCTATGGCGACAATGGCTTACTGGTTCGCAAAGGCACCGAAACACTTAACGAACATAATGCCTATCTGGCCGATGCAACCGCATTTACCATGTTCGATCTAAAAGTTTTAGCCGGCGACGCCGGGACTGCGCTTACTCAGCCGTACTCTTTGGTTATATCACAAGCTATTGCTTTAAAATATTTTAAGACCACCAATGTGGTGGGGCAAACGCTGCGCCTTAATAACTCCGACGACTACAAGATTACTGCAGTAATTAGAGATATGCCTCGGCAATCGCATGTGCACTTCAGTTTTTTGCGGTCGATGTCGAGCGTAAAAGATGATGACGCTAATTTTTGGCTCAGCAATGATTATGATACCTACATCATGTTACGGCCAGGTGCTGATGCCGCTCAGCTGAATGCTTATTTGCAAAAGATAGCCCATCTTTATGCAGAACCACAAATACAAACTGCCTTTCACAGCAATTTTGCCGAGATGGCTAAAAAAGGCGATTACCTTAAATACTCTGCTATTCCGTTAACCTCCATTCACCTTCGTTCCGATTTCGAAAAGGAACATGAGCAACCGGGTAACATCGTTTATGTATATACTTTCGTGATGATTGCCGTGTTTATTTTGCTGTTGGCCTGCGTAAATTTTGTGAATTTATCAACTGCCCGCTCGGCGGGGCGTGCCAAAGAGGTGGGCGTGCGCAAGGTGCTGGGTTCGGCCAAAAGCAATTTAGTTATACAGTTTTTAACCGAATCTGTAGTAACCAGTTTAGTGGCATTAGCGGGCGCTTTAGTATTGGCTTGGTTGTTTTTGCCATATTTTAATCAACTGTCTGGCAAAGAGATTTCTTTATGGAGTTTGGTAAATCCGCTACCAACGGCCGCTCTGTTATTGATTACAGTGATTATTGGTGCACTGGCTGGTCTTTATCCAGCGTTGTATTTGTCGGCTTTTGAGCCGGTTAAAGTGCTTAAAGGACGTGTTTCATCTGGCTTTAAAAGTAGTTGGCTGCGTAACGGGTTGGTGGTATTTCAGTTTGCTACGGCTATTGTGTTGATGATTTGTACATTGGTTATTTATAACCAGTTAAACTATATACGTAGTAAAGATGCCGGTTATAATCGTGAGCAGGTAGTAGTCATCAACAATGCTTACGCTTTGGGCGACGGTGCTAAAGCTTTTAAAAACGATGTGCTGCAAATGCCGGGGGTGGTAGCTGGCACGCGTGCCTCTACGCTGCCTACTTCAAAAGAAATTGAATGGTCTACCAATGCCTACGCTAAAGATGCTACTATGAGCGCCAGTAAATCTTTTGTATTTGGCGATTGGCAAATTGATGCTGATTACTTGAATACTTTAGGAATGAATGTATTACAGGGGCGAGGTTTTTCTGCGCAGATGCCAACCGACTCCGGAGCCGTTTTGATAAACGAAACAGCAGCGCGCATGCTGGGGCTTAAACATCCGCTGCAGCAAAAAATCTATAAGTCGTTTGGCAACAGTCAGTCCGGTGGTCTGTCCGTTATCGGGGTAATCAAAGATTTTAATGCGGGCTCCATGCGCCATGCGGTGCAGCCGGTAGTTTTTAGTTTGAGCAGAGGCGGCGGCAGGTTTGCCTTTCGTGTTAAGTCAAACCACCTTAACCAATTGCTGCAAAAAATTGAAAACCGCTACCATGCGGCTAACAGCGCAATGGCTGGGCAGCCGTTTGTTTATTCGTTTATGGACGATGATTTTAACAAGCTTTATGAAGCCGACCAGCGAATCGGTCGCATATTTACGACCTTTGCCGGCTTTGCCATATTAATAGCCTGTCTGGGGTTGTTCGGTTTAATAACCTATGCAGCTGAGCAACGTTCGCGCGAGATCGGTATCCGTAAGGTGCTCGGTGCATCGGTAGCAGGCGTTACCGCCATGTTGTGCACCGATTTTATGAAGCTAATTGTTTTAGCCGTAATTATAGCCATACCTGTGGCATGGTTAAGTATGCAAAGTTGGCTTCAGGGTTTTGCTTACCGCACCGCTATACATTGGTGGGTGCCGGTAGCTGCTGCAGGTACATCGTTGCTTATTGCTTTAAGTACCTTAAGCTATCAGGCCATTAAGGCAGCCCTGAGCAACCCGGTAAAAACACTGCGGAATGATTAA